In the genome of Halarsenatibacter silvermanii, one region contains:
- a CDS encoding RtcB family protein, with the protein MGIFYNFPAEKDMQCDVKLFASEKIYDEIEDTALNQLLSAATLPGVTAVVGMPDLHQGYGLPIGGVMACSTDGPVSPGAVGFDINCGVRLIRTGMQADEIEGRRQEILRMLSGTVPAGLGEGSSLNFSRSEFREVLAYGVSALPGLGLAPADAGQNCENEGFMAGADPDSVPGKAVNRGIDQLNSLGSGNHFVELQVVASTDDNLPLNEGELVIMLHTGSRGLGHEVCKNYSQQAKDKAHKYNLKFPRKNLAYFPGQSSEAEHYLKAMRCAANFAYANRELLMRNLEETWREYFPHSRLELFYDHAHNIARRETHVIEGEEREVLIHRKGATHLPPDGIALIPGSMGTASYVGLSMNSEQTGLSLESVAHGAGRKMSRTQAKKTISYDRHRQSMGEVKSTSSSGENILDESPLAYKEISDVISSLTRSNLAYPAARLKPLVVLKG; encoded by the coding sequence ATGGGTATTTTTTATAATTTTCCAGCCGAAAAAGACATGCAGTGCGATGTTAAGCTCTTTGCCTCCGAAAAAATATATGATGAGATAGAGGACACAGCCCTCAATCAGCTTTTAAGCGCAGCCACCCTGCCGGGAGTTACAGCAGTGGTGGGCATGCCCGATCTTCATCAGGGTTATGGGCTCCCCATAGGCGGAGTTATGGCCTGTTCAACGGACGGGCCGGTTTCCCCGGGAGCTGTCGGTTTCGACATAAACTGCGGTGTGAGGCTTATAAGAACCGGCATGCAGGCAGATGAAATCGAAGGAAGACGCCAGGAAATCCTGCGGATGCTGTCCGGAACGGTGCCTGCCGGATTGGGAGAGGGCTCAAGCTTAAATTTTTCGCGCTCCGAATTCAGAGAGGTACTCGCTTACGGCGTATCCGCGCTTCCCGGGCTGGGTCTGGCTCCTGCTGACGCCGGTCAAAACTGCGAGAACGAGGGTTTTATGGCCGGAGCCGATCCCGATTCAGTCCCCGGCAAAGCCGTAAACCGGGGAATCGACCAGCTGAACAGTCTGGGCTCCGGCAATCATTTCGTCGAGCTGCAGGTTGTTGCTTCCACCGACGATAACCTGCCTCTGAACGAGGGCGAGCTGGTCATCATGCTGCACACAGGTTCCCGGGGGCTGGGCCACGAAGTCTGTAAAAATTACTCCCAGCAGGCCAAGGATAAAGCTCATAAATACAACCTGAAATTTCCCCGCAAGAATCTCGCCTATTTTCCGGGGCAGAGTTCGGAAGCTGAACATTATCTCAAGGCTATGAGGTGTGCGGCCAATTTCGCCTATGCCAATCGGGAACTGCTCATGCGCAATCTGGAGGAGACCTGGCGCGAATACTTTCCTCACAGCCGCCTGGAATTGTTTTACGATCACGCTCACAATATCGCCCGTCGGGAGACTCATGTGATCGAAGGGGAGGAGCGTGAGGTTTTGATCCACCGCAAGGGAGCAACTCACCTGCCACCCGATGGTATAGCGCTCATCCCGGGATCGATGGGCACTGCCAGTTATGTGGGGCTCTCGATGAACAGCGAACAGACCGGGCTTTCGCTGGAGTCGGTAGCCCACGGGGCCGGCCGCAAAATGAGCCGCACCCAGGCCAAAAAGACAATCTCCTATGACCGGCACCGCCAGAGCATGGGCGAGGTCAAAAGCACCTCCTCCAGCGGCGAAAATATACTCGATGAATCGCCTCTGGCCTATAAGGAAATAAGCGATGTTATATCCTCATTAACCCGCAGCAATCTGGCCTATCCGGCCGCCCGACTCAAACCGCTGGTCGTTTTAAAAGGATGA
- a CDS encoding family 1 encapsulin nanocompartment shell protein has protein sequence MGDILNRDLAPIPEEAWELLDEEALEVLENRLKGRKVVEVSGPHGLEKAAVNTGRREELTGVFSCRESCPMIEMEIPLTVDRAEIEAFLRGAEDAEVDPVREAAAEAARLENEAIFEGMAEAEIEGILPSSEHDAIEVEEDRSAFLSAIWEARRTLDLENVPGPYRLVLGDRLYQLLNELEGSGYPLYRKVEDLVGSEIIYAPELDDRGVLLAAGDDFELVLGQDLSLGYRDSSAEELDLFLFETFTFNVYAPEAAIVLE, from the coding sequence ATGGGAGATATTTTGAACAGAGATCTGGCGCCAATTCCGGAAGAAGCCTGGGAGCTTCTGGACGAAGAAGCCCTGGAAGTTCTGGAAAATAGATTGAAAGGACGCAAAGTAGTCGAGGTTTCCGGTCCTCACGGACTGGAAAAGGCTGCTGTCAATACCGGCCGCCGGGAAGAACTCACCGGTGTGTTTAGCTGCAGAGAATCATGCCCCATGATAGAGATGGAAATCCCGTTAACCGTGGACAGAGCTGAAATAGAGGCTTTCCTGCGCGGTGCCGAGGACGCTGAAGTAGATCCGGTACGGGAAGCTGCAGCAGAAGCAGCCCGGCTTGAAAACGAAGCTATTTTCGAAGGTATGGCTGAAGCTGAGATAGAAGGAATTCTGCCTTCTTCCGAACATGATGCTATCGAGGTAGAAGAGGATAGAAGTGCATTTTTATCCGCTATCTGGGAAGCGCGACGCACCCTGGATCTGGAAAATGTTCCCGGACCTTACAGACTGGTGCTGGGTGATAGACTCTATCAGCTGCTGAACGAACTGGAAGGTTCCGGTTATCCGCTTTATCGCAAAGTTGAGGATCTGGTCGGTTCCGAAATCATCTATGCTCCCGAGCTCGATGATCGCGGAGTCCTGCTGGCAGCAGGCGATGACTTCGAACTGGTGCTGGGTCAGGATCTCTCGCTGGGCTATCGCGACAGCAGCGCGGAAGAGTTAGATCTCTTCCTGTTTGAGACATTCACCTTCAACGTTTATGCACCGGAGGCTGCGATAGTTCTCGAATAA
- a CDS encoding encapsulin-associated ferritin-like protein yields the protein MAEFHEDKEDLDQEAIEYHRIIQSVIEELEAVNWYNQRATATEDESVKNIVAHNRDEEIEHACMGLEWLRRNSEVWDEHLREFLFTEEEITEIEEGEDHDHDDEHESAGDNSLGIGDLD from the coding sequence ATGGCAGAATTCCATGAGGACAAAGAGGATCTTGACCAGGAAGCCATTGAATATCACCGGATTATTCAAAGCGTAATCGAAGAACTGGAGGCAGTTAACTGGTACAATCAGCGGGCTACCGCCACCGAAGACGAATCCGTAAAGAACATAGTTGCCCATAACAGGGATGAAGAGATCGAACATGCCTGCATGGGCCTGGAATGGCTGCGGCGCAACAGCGAAGTCTGGGATGAGCATCTCCGCGAATTTCTTTTCACTGAAGAGGAGATTACCGAGATAGAAGAGGGCGAAGACCACGATCATGATGATGAACATGAATCCGCCGGCGATAACTCGCTGGGCATAGGCGATTTAGACTAA
- a CDS encoding alpha/beta hydrolase, translating into MKMMKRIIDKILRPKVLLVLGLLVIVIIGGIYFWLRQSLPPEEEVYSYLEGDENIEVAATEAEIKFWPRERLENSRGIIFYPGPQVEAAAYAGLAWSLAEEGYPVILAEMPFQMAVLNWSRAGEIIEAHDEIESWVLAGHSLGGAMGVRFIDRSRPADVEALILLASYPRQSADISEKDLDVLSLYGSEDEVIDRERLQERKELLPPDARLEELEGANHAGFGQYGEQGGDGKAEISGSEQRRQTVELIIEFIQGD; encoded by the coding sequence ATGAAAATGATGAAGAGGATAATCGATAAAATTTTAAGGCCCAAAGTCCTGCTGGTGCTGGGGCTTCTGGTCATAGTAATAATCGGCGGCATATATTTTTGGCTGCGTCAGAGCCTGCCTCCTGAGGAGGAAGTCTATAGCTATCTCGAGGGGGATGAAAATATAGAGGTGGCCGCGACCGAAGCTGAGATAAAATTCTGGCCCCGGGAAAGGCTGGAAAACAGCAGGGGCATAATTTTTTATCCCGGCCCCCAGGTCGAGGCTGCAGCTTATGCCGGCCTGGCCTGGAGCCTGGCAGAAGAGGGCTATCCAGTTATTCTGGCTGAAATGCCCTTTCAGATGGCAGTGCTGAACTGGAGCAGAGCCGGAGAAATAATCGAAGCTCACGATGAGATAGAGAGCTGGGTTCTGGCCGGTCATTCGCTGGGAGGGGCCATGGGCGTGCGTTTTATAGATCGCAGCCGGCCTGCAGATGTGGAGGCTCTGATTTTGCTGGCTTCATATCCGCGGCAGTCGGCCGATATTTCGGAAAAAGATCTGGATGTTCTCTCGCTTTACGGCAGCGAGGATGAGGTTATTGACAGAGAGCGCCTGCAGGAACGAAAAGAGCTTCTGCCCCCGGATGCTCGCCTGGAAGAGCTGGAGGGAGCCAACCATGCTGGTTTCGGACAGTACGGAGAGCAGGGGGGCGACGGAAAGGCTGAGATCAGCGGCAGCGAGCAGCGGCGACAGACGGTTGAGCTGATAATAGAATTTATCCAGGGTGATTAA